The proteins below come from a single Saccharopolyspora sp. SCSIO 74807 genomic window:
- a CDS encoding carbohydrate kinase: MIVIGGEALVDLVPDAGTPGGELGPLHPRLGGGPYNVAIALGRLQVPTAFYAKLSTDQFGEKLVDRLVESGVRTDLVQRGPEPTTLAVVGLSEDGSARYVFHTAETAARLVADSGPLPDEVTAVSFGTLGMVLEPSATVYEQALFREVARGRFVALDPNIRADLITDPDAYRERFESWLPSVHLLKLSVEDAEWLAGGQDLDAALRRWQQAGPAGVVLTRGADGISVLVGDGAPVEVAGVRAEVADTIGAGDTVHAALLAWLHRNGALSPEALRELTPEQWREGLGFAARAAAITVSRPGAEPPTAAELDR, from the coding sequence GTGATCGTCATCGGCGGAGAAGCCCTCGTCGACCTCGTCCCGGACGCAGGCACTCCCGGCGGCGAGCTGGGGCCGCTGCACCCGCGGCTCGGCGGCGGGCCGTACAACGTCGCGATCGCGCTCGGTCGCCTCCAGGTGCCCACCGCCTTCTACGCGAAGCTCTCCACCGACCAGTTCGGCGAGAAGCTGGTGGACCGGCTGGTCGAGTCCGGCGTGCGCACCGACCTGGTGCAGCGCGGGCCGGAGCCGACGACGCTGGCGGTGGTGGGGCTGAGCGAGGACGGCTCGGCGCGCTACGTCTTCCACACCGCCGAGACCGCAGCGCGGCTGGTGGCCGACAGCGGGCCGCTCCCGGACGAGGTCACCGCCGTCTCGTTCGGCACGCTCGGCATGGTGCTGGAGCCCTCCGCGACGGTCTACGAGCAGGCGCTGTTCCGGGAGGTCGCCCGCGGCCGGTTCGTGGCACTGGACCCGAACATCCGCGCCGACCTGATCACCGACCCGGACGCCTACCGCGAGCGGTTCGAGAGCTGGCTGCCCTCGGTGCACCTGCTGAAGCTGTCGGTGGAGGACGCCGAGTGGCTGGCCGGCGGGCAGGACCTGGACGCGGCGCTGCGCCGCTGGCAGCAGGCCGGACCCGCGGGAGTGGTGCTGACCCGTGGTGCGGACGGGATTTCCGTGCTGGTCGGTGACGGTGCGCCGGTCGAGGTCGCGGGCGTGCGGGCCGAAGTCGCCGACACGATCGGCGCCGGTGACACGGTGCACGCGGCGTTGCTCGCGTGGCTGCACCGCAACGGTGCGTTGAGTCCGGAGGCGCTGCGCGAGCTCACTCCCGAGCAGTGGCGGGAGGGGCTCGGGTTCGCTGCCCGCGCCGCCGCGATCACCGTCTCGCGTCCGGGGGCCGAGCCGCCGACGGCCGCCGAACTGGACCGCTGA
- a CDS encoding TetR/AcrR family transcriptional regulator, which produces MTTSDPGVRSPGGTRTSGVARSGSRAQRRAQLLDRLCELFLAEGFAHFTLDDLAAHLHCSKSTLYTLAGSKEQLAVRVVGHFFKTATAGIERAVADAADVRSRMRTYLDAAAERLRPASRQFMADMAANPATRASYEANARAAAEHVRGYIRDGVREGVFREVHAAFVAELVGSTIGAIQRGEIAERTGLSDAEAFAELSRFLLGGLSEPGAANPRIDPPEAGA; this is translated from the coding sequence ATGACCACCTCCGATCCGGGCGTGCGCAGCCCCGGCGGGACGCGCACGTCCGGCGTCGCGCGGTCCGGATCGCGAGCGCAACGCCGTGCGCAGCTGTTGGACCGGCTCTGCGAGCTGTTCCTCGCGGAGGGGTTCGCGCACTTCACCCTCGACGACCTGGCCGCGCACCTGCACTGCTCGAAGTCGACGCTGTACACGCTCGCGGGCAGCAAGGAGCAGCTGGCGGTGCGGGTCGTGGGGCACTTCTTCAAGACCGCCACCGCGGGAATCGAACGCGCCGTGGCCGACGCCGCCGACGTGCGCAGCAGGATGCGCACCTACCTCGACGCCGCGGCGGAACGGCTGCGCCCGGCTTCGCGCCAGTTCATGGCGGACATGGCCGCCAACCCGGCGACGCGCGCCAGCTACGAGGCCAACGCGCGAGCCGCCGCCGAGCACGTGCGCGGCTACATCCGCGACGGCGTGCGCGAAGGCGTGTTCCGCGAGGTGCACGCCGCGTTCGTCGCGGAGCTGGTCGGCAGCACCATCGGAGCGATTCAGCGCGGCGAGATCGCCGAGCGGACCGGCCTGTCCGACGCGGAGGCGTTCGCGGAGCTGTCCCGCTTCCTGCTCGGCGGCCTGTCCGAACCCGGTGCGGCGAACCCGCGGATCGACCCGCCCGAAGCGGGTGCCTGA
- a CDS encoding acyl-CoA dehydrogenase family protein, whose translation MPVDRLLPSTEAADLIALTRDIARDELAPAAAGAEQRADFPRKAFRLLGSSGLLGLPYAEEHGGGGQPYEVYLQVLEELSSAWMTVGVGLSVHTMSCYPLARYGTDAQRERWLPKMLGGELLGGYALSEAHAGSDAAALSTRAERDGDDYTVTGTKTWITHGGVADYYALMARTSDEGPRGITCLLVDGRTEGLSAAPPEHKMGLTGSPTTELRFEGARVPAERRIGAEGQGLAIALDALDSGRLGIAACAVGLAQAALDLAVDYAGQRQQFGKPIIDFQGVEFLLADMAAAVHSARSAYLDGARRRDAGKPFGMQSSMAKLLATDAAMRVTTDAVQVLGGAGYTTDFAAERYMREAKVLQIFEGTNQIQRMLIARHLADA comes from the coding sequence ATGCCCGTCGACCGCCTGCTGCCCAGCACCGAAGCCGCCGACCTCATCGCGCTCACCCGCGACATCGCCCGGGACGAACTCGCGCCCGCCGCGGCCGGAGCCGAGCAGCGCGCGGACTTCCCGCGCAAAGCGTTCCGGCTGCTCGGCTCCTCCGGGCTGTTGGGGCTGCCCTACGCCGAAGAACACGGCGGAGGCGGCCAGCCGTACGAGGTCTACCTCCAGGTGCTCGAAGAACTCAGCAGCGCCTGGATGACCGTCGGCGTCGGGCTGTCGGTGCACACCATGTCCTGCTACCCGCTGGCCCGCTACGGCACCGATGCGCAGCGCGAACGGTGGCTACCGAAAATGCTCGGCGGCGAGCTGCTGGGTGGCTACGCGCTGTCCGAGGCGCACGCCGGCTCGGACGCGGCCGCGCTCAGCACCCGCGCCGAACGCGACGGCGACGACTACACCGTCACCGGCACCAAGACGTGGATCACCCACGGCGGCGTCGCGGACTACTACGCGCTGATGGCGCGCACCTCCGACGAAGGACCGCGCGGCATCACGTGCCTGCTGGTCGACGGGCGCACCGAAGGACTTTCCGCCGCCCCGCCGGAGCACAAGATGGGGCTGACCGGATCGCCCACCACCGAGCTGCGGTTCGAGGGCGCGCGGGTGCCCGCCGAGCGGCGGATCGGCGCCGAGGGGCAAGGGCTCGCGATCGCGCTGGACGCGCTGGACTCCGGGCGGCTCGGCATCGCCGCCTGCGCGGTCGGGCTCGCGCAGGCGGCGCTGGACCTGGCCGTGGACTACGCCGGGCAGCGGCAGCAGTTCGGCAAGCCGATCATCGATTTCCAAGGCGTGGAGTTCCTGCTCGCCGACATGGCCGCCGCCGTGCACTCCGCCCGCTCGGCCTACCTGGACGGGGCGCGGCGGCGCGACGCAGGCAAACCGTTCGGGATGCAGTCATCGATGGCCAAGCTGCTCGCCACCGATGCGGCGATGCGAGTGACCACCGACGCGGTGCAGGTGCTCGGCGGCGCCGGCTACACCACGGACTTCGCCGCCGAGCGCTACATGCGGGAGGCGAAGGTCCTGCAGATCTTCGAGGGCACCAACCAGATCCAGCGGATGCTCATCGCCCGGCACCTCGCCGACGCCTGA
- a CDS encoding aldose 1-epimerase family protein, with translation MNDPVPATGRQFEIAHGAARAVVTEVGAALRAFEVDGVAYSESYHPDRLPPGAAGGVLLPWPNRVADGRWVLEREPQQLALTEPDRHNAIHGLLRHTVWTVVEHAESTIVLHAMVPVQPGWPVPLLTSIGYALDESGLTVTHTVENLGARAVPFGVGVHPYPRAGSAETDDCTLKLAAATVLPVDPERLLPVRPPRSLEGDEQEFRRGRRLAGVLLDTAFGGAEPLPDDPDELVRHSLTAPSGHGVELWADPVFKWVQVYTADEFPGRGRAVAIEPMTCPPDALNSGIDLIALPPGENWIAQWGLRPF, from the coding sequence GTGAATGATCCAGTTCCCGCGACCGGCCGCCAGTTCGAGATCGCGCACGGCGCGGCCCGCGCGGTGGTTACCGAGGTCGGGGCGGCGCTGCGCGCGTTCGAGGTGGACGGGGTGGCGTACTCCGAGAGCTACCACCCGGACCGGCTGCCGCCGGGCGCGGCGGGTGGGGTGCTGTTGCCGTGGCCGAACCGCGTCGCCGACGGCCGCTGGGTGCTGGAGCGCGAGCCGCAGCAGCTCGCGCTGACCGAGCCGGACCGGCACAACGCCATCCACGGCCTGCTGCGGCACACGGTGTGGACGGTCGTGGAGCACGCGGAGTCGACGATCGTGCTGCACGCGATGGTCCCGGTGCAGCCGGGCTGGCCGGTGCCGCTGCTGACCTCGATCGGCTACGCGCTGGACGAGTCGGGGCTGACCGTCACGCACACCGTGGAGAACCTGGGCGCCCGCGCCGTCCCGTTCGGCGTCGGGGTGCATCCGTACCCGCGGGCCGGTTCGGCCGAGACCGACGACTGCACGTTGAAACTGGCCGCGGCGACGGTGCTGCCGGTGGATCCGGAGCGGCTGCTGCCGGTGCGCCCACCGCGTTCGCTGGAGGGGGACGAGCAGGAGTTCCGCCGCGGCCGCAGGCTCGCCGGGGTGCTGCTGGACACCGCGTTCGGCGGTGCGGAGCCGCTGCCGGACGATCCGGATGAGCTGGTGCGGCACTCGCTCACCGCGCCTTCCGGGCACGGTGTCGAGCTGTGGGCCGATCCGGTGTTCAAGTGGGTGCAGGTCTACACGGCCGACGAGTTCCCCGGCCGCGGCCGCGCGGTCGCGATCGAGCCGATGACCTGCCCGCCGGACGCGTTGAACTCCGGCATCGACCTGATCGCGCTGCCACCGGGGGAGAACTGGATCGCCCAGTGGGGCCTGCGCCCGTTCTGA
- a CDS encoding APC family permease, producing the protein MANDTTEQGEAPDGAQPGLKRVMGPKLLLFFVVGDILGTTVYSLTGKVAGKVGGALWVPFVVAFVVAFLTACSYLELVGKYPKAGGAPLYVHRAFGVHFITFLIAFAVMCSGITSASSAAQAFSGDYLEEIFPVSSPVALIIGLLFLIVLALINFRGVGESVKMNVVLTFIELSGLVIVIGFGAYALLAGSSDPNVQPDPSRLTQFSTDSSPLFAVTSATALAFFAMVGFEDSVNMAEETRDPVKTFPRALLLGLGITAAIYLAIAVITSTLVPTDELAASSAPLLLVVEAAAPWFPGILFSVIALFAVTNTALMNMLMASRLVYGMSNERIIPSAFGRVHRSRQTPWVAILFTSLLAVVLVSTLNIEDLGSTTSLLLLAVFAVVNIAVLVLRREKVEHEHFKAPTWVPVLGAILCAFFASPLSGRPVDEYLIGGLLLLVGVVFWVVNRLIVGRVEFDPEALNK; encoded by the coding sequence ATGGCGAACGACACGACCGAGCAAGGCGAGGCTCCGGACGGTGCGCAGCCCGGCCTGAAACGGGTCATGGGGCCGAAACTGCTGCTGTTCTTCGTGGTGGGCGACATCCTCGGCACCACCGTGTACTCCCTGACCGGCAAGGTCGCAGGCAAGGTCGGCGGGGCGTTGTGGGTCCCGTTCGTGGTGGCTTTCGTGGTCGCCTTCCTGACCGCGTGCAGCTACCTGGAACTGGTCGGCAAGTACCCGAAGGCCGGTGGCGCTCCGCTGTACGTGCACCGCGCGTTCGGCGTCCACTTCATCACCTTCCTGATCGCGTTCGCGGTGATGTGCTCCGGCATCACTTCGGCCTCGTCGGCCGCGCAGGCGTTCAGCGGTGACTACCTGGAAGAGATCTTCCCGGTCAGCAGTCCCGTCGCGCTGATCATCGGGCTGTTGTTCCTGATCGTGCTCGCCCTGATCAACTTCCGGGGCGTGGGCGAGTCGGTGAAGATGAACGTGGTGCTGACGTTCATCGAGCTGTCCGGGCTGGTGATCGTGATCGGCTTCGGCGCCTACGCGCTGCTGGCGGGCAGCTCCGACCCGAACGTGCAGCCCGACCCGAGCAGGCTCACCCAGTTCTCCACGGATTCCTCGCCGCTGTTCGCCGTCACGTCGGCGACCGCGCTGGCGTTCTTCGCGATGGTCGGTTTCGAGGACTCGGTGAACATGGCCGAGGAGACCCGCGACCCCGTCAAGACGTTCCCGCGCGCGCTGCTGTTGGGCCTGGGCATCACGGCCGCGATCTACCTGGCGATCGCCGTGATCACGTCCACGCTGGTGCCGACCGATGAGCTCGCCGCGTCCTCCGCGCCGCTGCTGCTCGTGGTCGAGGCCGCGGCGCCGTGGTTCCCGGGCATCCTGTTCTCCGTCATCGCGCTGTTCGCGGTCACCAACACCGCCTTGATGAACATGCTGATGGCCAGCCGGCTCGTGTACGGCATGTCGAACGAGCGGATCATCCCTTCGGCGTTCGGCCGGGTGCACCGCAGCAGGCAGACGCCGTGGGTGGCGATCCTGTTCACCAGCTTGCTCGCGGTGGTGCTGGTGAGCACGTTGAACATCGAGGACTTGGGCAGCACCACCTCGCTGCTGCTGCTCGCGGTGTTCGCGGTGGTCAACATCGCGGTCTTGGTGCTGCGCCGGGAGAAGGTCGAGCACGAGCACTTCAAGGCACCCACCTGGGTTCCGGTGCTCGGCGCGATCCTGTGCGCGTTCTTCGCCAGCCCGCTGTCCGGCCGCCCGGTCGACGAATATCTGATCGGCGGACTGCTGCTGCTGGTCGGCGTGGTGTTCTGGGTGGTCAACCGGCTGATCGTGGGACGGGTCGAGTTCGACCCGGAGGCGTTGAACAAGTAG
- a CDS encoding MFS transporter codes for MTQRSGGTAQTSGGSRRTLRGLLGKIVLDTRPLRYPAYRRLWISSIVTSVGAQFSAVAVPKQLYDLTGNSAYVGLAGVFGLVPLLVFGLWGGAVADTVDRRKLLLLTNSGLAFTSILLWLVAASGVGSVWLVLVLFAAQQTCFAVNMPTRSAAIARLIPAPLLPSAQALGSTIFQLGSIVGPLLAGALLPLLGLSVLYLVDALALTVAVWAVFQLPALPPLDGAPTSAGLRSVLDGFRYLGGHAVLLASFLMDIIAMVFGMPRALYPELAERVFGDPPGGGAALGALYAAIPLGAFAAGVLSGWLHRIQRHGVGVTTAVVAWGVAIVGFGLADSLWLAALFLAVGGAADLVSMVYRSAMLQAAATDEMRGRIQGVFTVVVAGGPRLADVLHGAGGSAAGAQAASAVGGVLVVVFAVLAAVCLPAFWRYRAPTE; via the coding sequence GTGACTCAGCGCAGCGGTGGCACGGCGCAAACATCCGGAGGGTCCCGGCGGACGTTGCGGGGACTGCTCGGCAAGATCGTGCTGGACACCCGGCCGCTGCGGTATCCCGCCTACCGGCGGTTGTGGATCTCCAGCATCGTGACCTCGGTGGGCGCCCAGTTCAGCGCGGTCGCGGTGCCCAAGCAGCTCTACGACCTCACCGGGAACTCGGCCTACGTCGGATTGGCCGGGGTGTTCGGTCTCGTCCCGCTGCTGGTGTTCGGGCTCTGGGGCGGCGCGGTCGCCGACACCGTGGACCGGCGCAAGCTGTTGCTGTTGACCAACTCCGGGTTGGCTTTCACCTCGATCCTGCTGTGGCTGGTGGCCGCCTCCGGGGTGGGTTCGGTGTGGCTGGTGCTGGTGCTGTTCGCCGCGCAACAGACGTGCTTCGCGGTGAACATGCCGACCCGCAGCGCCGCCATCGCCCGGTTGATCCCGGCGCCGCTGCTGCCGTCGGCGCAGGCGCTGGGCTCGACGATCTTCCAGCTCGGTTCGATCGTGGGTCCGTTGCTGGCGGGGGCGTTGTTGCCGTTGCTGGGCTTGTCGGTGCTCTACCTCGTGGACGCGTTGGCGCTGACCGTGGCGGTATGGGCGGTGTTCCAGCTGCCCGCGCTGCCGCCGCTGGACGGGGCGCCGACCTCGGCCGGGCTGCGGTCGGTGCTCGACGGGTTCCGCTACCTGGGCGGGCACGCGGTGCTGCTGGCGTCGTTCCTGATGGACATCATCGCGATGGTCTTCGGGATGCCGCGGGCGCTGTACCCGGAGCTGGCCGAGCGAGTGTTCGGCGACCCGCCCGGCGGCGGTGCGGCGCTGGGTGCGTTGTACGCGGCGATCCCGCTGGGCGCGTTCGCGGCCGGCGTGCTGTCCGGTTGGCTGCACCGGATCCAGCGGCACGGGGTCGGAGTGACGACCGCCGTGGTCGCCTGGGGTGTGGCGATCGTGGGCTTCGGGCTCGCGGACTCGCTGTGGCTGGCCGCGTTGTTCCTGGCCGTCGGCGGCGCGGCCGACCTGGTGAGCATGGTCTACCGCAGCGCGATGTTGCAGGCCGCGGCCACCGACGAGATGCGCGGACGCATCCAAGGCGTGTTCACCGTGGTGGTGGCGGGCGGTCCACGGCTGGCCGACGTGCTGCACGGCGCCGGCGGCTCGGCCGCGGGTGCGCAGGCCGCGAGCGCGGTGGGCGGCGTACTCGTCGTGGTGTTCGCGGTGCTGGCGGCGGTGTGCCTGCCCGCGTTCTGGCGCTACCGCGCGCCGACCGAATAA
- the pdxH gene encoding pyridoxamine 5'-phosphate oxidase translates to MSESTTSTANGTLSAMRVSYEAGSLQEHLLAPTWHEQLRVWFDEAVQEQVPEPNAMVLATADADGFPSSRTVLCKGFDERGLVFFTNYTSSKSHDLFATRVAAATFPWLTLQRQVNVRGEVEKVRPEETAEYWAVRPRGSQLGAWASPQSRVVNGRDSLQSALNGMERRFAEAEKVPVPPHWGGWRIRPEAVEFWQGRPDRLHDRLRFRRDDDNWSVERLAP, encoded by the coding sequence ATGTCGGAAAGCACCACGAGCACCGCCAACGGCACGTTGTCCGCCATGCGGGTGTCCTACGAGGCCGGCTCCCTGCAGGAGCACCTGCTCGCGCCCACCTGGCACGAGCAGCTGCGGGTGTGGTTCGACGAGGCGGTGCAGGAGCAGGTACCGGAACCGAACGCGATGGTGCTCGCGACCGCGGATGCCGACGGGTTCCCGTCCTCCCGGACCGTGCTGTGCAAGGGCTTCGACGAGCGCGGCCTGGTGTTCTTCACGAACTACACCTCCTCGAAGAGCCACGACCTGTTCGCCACCCGCGTCGCCGCCGCCACCTTCCCCTGGCTGACCTTGCAGCGGCAGGTGAACGTGCGCGGCGAGGTGGAGAAGGTCCGGCCGGAGGAGACCGCCGAGTACTGGGCGGTCCGGCCCCGCGGGTCGCAGCTCGGTGCCTGGGCCTCGCCGCAGTCCCGGGTGGTCAACGGACGCGACTCGCTGCAGTCGGCGCTCAACGGCATGGAACGGCGCTTCGCCGAGGCCGAGAAGGTGCCGGTGCCGCCGCACTGGGGCGGCTGGCGGATCCGGCCGGAGGCGGTCGAGTTCTGGCAGGGCCGTCCGGACCGGCTGCACGACCGGCTCCGCTTCCGGCGCGACGACGACAACTGGAGCGTGGAGCGGTTGGCTCCGTGA
- a CDS encoding citrate synthase 2, with product MSNEPTDFRPGLEGVVAFQTEIAEPDKDGGALRYRGVDVEDLAGRVSFGDVWQLLVDGRFGGGLPATGPALLPVRTGNVRVDAQAAIAMLAPAYGFEPLLDITDEQARDQLARTTTLGLSYVAQSARGEDLPRVPENRVDECATVTERFLTRWRGEPDPAHVQALDAYWVSAAEHGMNASTFTARVIASTGADVAATISGAVGAMSGPLHGGAPARVLPMLAEAERTGDARKVVESILDRGDRLMGFGHRVYRAQDPRARVLRNTCEQLGAPRFEAAAELERAALEVLRERRPDRPIETNVEFWAAVILDFAQVPTEMMPAMFTCARTAGWSAHVLEQKRTGRLVRPSAHYVGPEARSPQQVDGWDSVSPLPVAVA from the coding sequence ATGAGCAACGAACCCACCGACTTCCGCCCCGGCCTGGAAGGCGTGGTCGCATTCCAGACCGAGATCGCCGAACCGGACAAGGACGGCGGTGCGCTGCGCTACCGAGGCGTGGACGTCGAGGACCTGGCCGGTCGGGTGTCCTTCGGCGACGTGTGGCAGCTGCTGGTCGACGGCCGGTTCGGCGGCGGCCTGCCCGCCACCGGCCCGGCACTGCTGCCGGTGCGCACCGGCAACGTGCGGGTGGATGCGCAAGCGGCGATCGCGATGCTGGCACCCGCCTACGGGTTCGAGCCGCTGCTGGACATCACCGACGAGCAGGCCCGCGACCAGCTCGCCCGGACCACCACCCTCGGGCTCTCCTACGTGGCGCAGTCCGCCCGCGGCGAGGACCTGCCGCGGGTACCGGAGAACCGCGTCGACGAGTGCGCCACGGTGACCGAGCGGTTCCTGACCCGCTGGCGCGGCGAGCCGGACCCGGCGCACGTGCAGGCGCTCGACGCCTACTGGGTCTCCGCCGCCGAGCACGGCATGAACGCCTCCACGTTCACCGCCCGCGTCATCGCCTCCACCGGCGCCGACGTCGCGGCCACGATCTCCGGCGCGGTCGGTGCGATGTCCGGTCCGCTGCACGGCGGCGCTCCCGCGCGAGTGCTGCCGATGCTGGCTGAAGCCGAGCGCACCGGCGATGCGCGCAAGGTCGTCGAGTCCATCCTGGACCGCGGCGACCGGCTGATGGGATTCGGTCACCGCGTCTACCGCGCGCAGGACCCGCGAGCCCGGGTACTGCGCAACACCTGCGAGCAGCTCGGCGCGCCCCGCTTCGAAGCGGCCGCCGAACTGGAGCGCGCCGCTCTCGAGGTGCTGCGGGAGCGCCGCCCGGACCGCCCGATCGAGACGAACGTGGAGTTCTGGGCCGCGGTGATCCTGGACTTCGCGCAGGTTCCGACCGAGATGATGCCCGCGATGTTCACCTGCGCCCGCACCGCGGGCTGGTCCGCGCACGTGCTGGAGCAGAAGCGCACCGGGCGGCTCGTGCGGCCGTCGGCGCACTACGTCGGCCCGGAGGCCCGCTCGCCGCAGCAGGTCGACGGCTGGGACTCCGTCTCGCCGTTGCCGGTCGCGGTGGCATGA
- the serC gene encoding phosphoserine transaminase produces the protein MTQAETDPTTLKLPSELTPSDGRFGCGPSKVRTEQLARLADEGAWVMGTSHRQKPVKSLVGRVREGLSQLFSLPAGYEIVLGVGGTTAFWDAAAFGLVRERALHLTYGEFSQKFAKATKDAPFLGDPVVVSAEPGDAPAPVSDPSVDLIAWAHNETSTGVMLPPTRPAGSENALIAVDATSGAGGLPVDPADVDVYYFAPQKSFASDGGLWLAAMSPAALERIGEIGSSDRWVPEFLSLTTALDNSRKDQTYNTPAVATLFLLADQIDWMNSNGGLDWCVARTRESSQRLYQWAEASKHATPFVQDPAKRSQVVGTIDFDESIDAAAIAKALRANGILDTEPYRKLGRNQLRIGTFPAIEPDDVTALTRSIDWVVSQLS, from the coding sequence ATGACGCAGGCCGAGACCGACCCGACGACCCTGAAACTGCCCAGCGAGCTCACGCCCTCCGACGGCCGCTTCGGCTGCGGCCCGTCCAAGGTGCGCACCGAGCAGCTCGCCCGGCTCGCCGACGAAGGCGCCTGGGTGATGGGCACCTCGCACCGGCAGAAGCCGGTGAAGTCGCTGGTCGGAAGGGTTCGCGAGGGCCTGTCCCAGCTGTTCTCGCTGCCCGCGGGCTACGAGATCGTGCTCGGCGTCGGCGGCACCACCGCGTTCTGGGACGCCGCGGCGTTCGGGCTGGTGCGGGAGCGCGCGCTGCACCTGACCTACGGCGAGTTCTCGCAGAAGTTCGCCAAGGCCACCAAGGACGCGCCGTTCCTCGGCGACCCGGTGGTCGTCTCCGCCGAGCCCGGCGACGCCCCCGCACCGGTGTCCGACCCGAGCGTGGACCTGATCGCCTGGGCGCACAACGAGACCTCCACCGGCGTGATGCTGCCGCCGACCCGTCCCGCCGGTTCGGAAAACGCGCTGATCGCGGTGGACGCGACCTCGGGCGCGGGCGGCCTTCCGGTCGACCCGGCCGACGTGGACGTCTACTACTTCGCCCCGCAGAAGTCGTTCGCCTCGGACGGCGGGCTGTGGCTGGCCGCGATGAGCCCGGCCGCGCTGGAGCGGATCGGCGAGATCGGTTCCTCGGACCGCTGGGTGCCGGAGTTCCTGTCGCTGACCACGGCGCTGGACAACTCCCGCAAGGACCAGACCTACAACACCCCGGCGGTCGCCACGCTGTTCCTGCTGGCCGACCAGATCGACTGGATGAACTCCAACGGCGGGCTGGACTGGTGCGTCGCGCGCACCCGCGAGTCCTCGCAGCGGCTGTACCAGTGGGCGGAGGCGTCGAAGCACGCGACGCCGTTCGTGCAGGACCCGGCGAAGCGTTCGCAGGTGGTCGGCACCATCGACTTCGACGAGTCGATCGACGCGGCCGCGATCGCCAAGGCGCTGCGGGCGAACGGGATCCTGGACACCGAGCCGTACCGCAAGCTGGGGCGCAACCAGCTCCGGATCGGCACCTTCCCGGCGATCGAGCCGGACGACGTGACCGCGCTGACGAGGTCCATCGACTGGGTGGTTTCGCAGCTCTCCTGA
- the sepH gene encoding septation protein SepH, with translation MRALRVVGLDEDGETVICEDPENGDRFSVPADERLRAAARGDLTRLGQVQIEMEAQLRPREIQARIRAGASVEDVAASSGVPEQRVERYAYPVLLERAQIAERSQRAHPVREDGPDVQTLGEVVAHTFGMRGHDFSDADWDAWRGDDGKWVVRLQWQAGRSENRAHWVFHPGAHGGTVAAIDDHATDLLDPSPNRPLRTVRPVTALAREALELEQQEGAEELAEEPEEPVSTPAPVAEPTAVAEPTPTVPALDLDTGPQPQATSEQEEEPPAGLVEQADEDDVEAIEDEAARNAEPARRRKNHPIVPSWEDVLLGVRSHR, from the coding sequence ATGCGCGCGCTGCGGGTGGTCGGGCTTGACGAGGACGGTGAGACCGTCATCTGCGAGGACCCGGAGAACGGCGACCGTTTTTCGGTGCCCGCCGACGAGCGACTGCGCGCGGCCGCGCGCGGTGATCTGACCCGGTTGGGCCAGGTGCAGATCGAGATGGAGGCGCAACTGCGCCCCCGCGAGATCCAGGCCCGCATCCGGGCGGGCGCCTCCGTCGAGGACGTCGCGGCTTCTTCCGGCGTGCCGGAGCAGCGGGTCGAGCGCTACGCCTATCCGGTGCTGCTGGAACGCGCCCAGATCGCGGAGCGTTCGCAGCGCGCGCACCCGGTGCGCGAGGACGGCCCGGACGTCCAGACCCTCGGCGAGGTCGTCGCGCACACCTTCGGGATGCGCGGGCACGACTTCAGCGACGCCGACTGGGACGCCTGGCGCGGGGACGACGGCAAATGGGTCGTGCGGCTGCAGTGGCAGGCGGGTCGTTCGGAGAACCGGGCGCACTGGGTCTTCCACCCCGGTGCGCACGGCGGCACCGTCGCCGCGATCGACGACCACGCCACCGACCTGCTGGATCCGTCGCCGAACCGGCCGTTGCGCACGGTGCGCCCGGTGACCGCGCTGGCCCGCGAGGCGCTGGAGCTGGAGCAGCAGGAAGGCGCGGAAGAACTCGCGGAGGAGCCGGAGGAGCCGGTCAGCACGCCCGCTCCGGTCGCAGAGCCGACCGCGGTCGCCGAGCCGACTCCGACGGTTCCGGCGCTGGACCTGGACACCGGACCGCAGCCGCAGGCCACGTCCGAGCAGGAAGAAGAGCCGCCCGCCGGGCTGGTCGAGCAGGCCGACGAGGACGACGTGGAAGCGATCGAGGACGAGGCGGCCCGCAACGCCGAGCCTGCGCGGCGGCGCAAGAACCACCCGATCGTTCCGTCCTGGGAGGACGTGCTGCTCGGGGTCCGTTCCCATCGCTGA